Proteins from one Ranitomeya variabilis isolate aRanVar5 chromosome 1, aRanVar5.hap1, whole genome shotgun sequence genomic window:
- the TINCR gene encoding TINCR ubiquitin domain containing, with product MEKLRRLSLHWVKFEILVHVPEDCRMFPVAVRPTDTIKDLRVNLVKQGITSWKKHFSYNGRELGEYETIRDLNIKSGAVILLVNKKSR from the exons ATGGAAAAGCTGCGAAGATTAAGTTTACATTGGGTAAAGTTTGAGATCTTAGTTCATGTCCCCGAGGACTGCCGGATGTTTCCAGTGGCCGTCAGGCCGACGGACACTATTAAGGACCTTAGAGTCAACCTTGTAAAACAAGGAATCACCTCATGGAAGAAGCATTTTTCCTACAATGGACGAGAATTGGGAGAGTATGAAACAATTAGAGACCTAAACATCAAAAGTGGAGCTGTTATATTACTTGTTAATAAAAAGTCAAG GTAA